From the genome of Luteibacter rhizovicinus DSM 16549:
CTGCAAGAAGAGGCCTAGGCGACCGGTAGAACTCCTACCAATAAGAGACATCGCATACCGCTCGCTGCCGAGCGTCTCGTGAGTGTGGCCAAGATACGTTCGGTGTGGTGAAAGAATGTACCCGTCTTCCGGAAGCATCGTTGTCACATACGCGCCGCCGTCCTCTCGAAAGGTTAGCCGGTCCCCGAGACGGTAGTTATAGCTGTTGGGATTTAACTGTCGCGGAGTATAGGGATCAATGATGATGTTCCCGGCCAGCACCTCTTCCCTGATTTTCGAGCCTGTAAGAATCATCGCTTATCCCTCTCTAGACTTCATGCTTGAACAAGTAAGTCTTGCGAACGCGTGCCCACCTCACGCGTCCTAACGGCACGGCAACGCAGGACGAACGCGACAAGCTCATCAACGCAGGCAACGCCTATTTGAGAGCGATCTTCCCGGTACTCGGGAACATACGGAACAGCCTGGAAACGTGGCACAACCTCCGCGATGAATTCATCGAACGCATGGTTGGCGGCTTCGCCGGTATCCCACCAGATACTCAACCCGTCCGGATCGCAAACTTCCTCAACAAGCACGGCCACGTTACGGATTACTTTCAAGAACTCAGCGCGCTCATTTTTATCAAATTCCAAGAAGCAGCTGACCGCCCGCTTCGCTACGATGACTACCGCGCCAGGACCGCGAGACTGCGGATGACAATAGGCGATAAACCCCTCCGTCTCATCGACAACGAGCCTAGGATCGATTCCGCTTTGAGGCGATGGCTCTGGCAGCGAAGCGGCACGAAAGCGAATCCCGGAAAGCTCTGCGCTCGCCAGGGCGGGCTTGGCCCGACGCTTCCGTAAGCGCAACGCCATGGCCTCGCGCTCAGCAAGCGGAATGATCGGTAGATCTGCGGCTCCAGCGAACGAATACTCACGACCGTCATACCGCGGCTGAATTTGGAAATGTGCATGTGCTTCCGACTGACCAACCATCGCACCTGCCGAACAGAACGTGTGAAACGCCACTGGCCCATAGGCCCGGAGCAAACTCGAGGAGGCCCAGAAAATCATCTCCGCAAGACCGGTGACTTGTGCGTCAGTGAGCTGTGAGACTCGCTCGGTGTGCTGTCGCGGCCATACTAGGATGGCGCCCCCATCCTTGGTCCGTTCACAGTCCGAGATCTCTGCTATAGCCTGAGTGTTCTCGAACAAGCGGACATGCGTCAGGCGCAAGGCGACGGACTCACAGAAAGGGCATGGGTAGCGGTCGGGAATATCGTATGGCAACGTCGTCGTCCTTGGTGATCTTGTGCTCGCCGGTGGTGTGCAGGTGCTACAAGTGCCTGTAGGGCGGCGGGGACATGGCAAAGCTCCCAGCCATCAAGCCGCGGTAGTTTCGATAGCCGAAGCGAGCAAATCCGTCCTTAGACATGAACCAGCGGATGAACTCGATCGAAACAAAATGCTTGACGCGCTCGATGCGTGACGGCACAGCATCGGCCACTCCCATAGGCTCGAGTAGACGGTCGTAGGCATACGCCGCGCCCTCGTGCGCGCGAAGCAGAGCCTCAATAACCAATGCGGCTTCCGTGTATTCTCGCCAATAGCTTGGTTCCGCGCTCGTTTTGATCCGTATCAGTTCCTCACACAGCGCGCGCCTTTTTTCTCGGCTGGCAGGAAATTCCCAGCGGTCCCCGATGTGATTGAAAAAACCGAATAAGGCTTCCGCTTGCGCGGGATCAAGATTTCCTTTCCGGCCAGGCTGCCGGGGTCCCGCAGGCGCCACGACTGGCTCTGCAAGCCATAAGTCCAACGAGGCCTTGGCCGGCGGCACAGCGACTACTGCAGGCGCTGCCATCGGCAAGCAGGCAAAGGCAATTCCGCCGAGGAATGTTCGCCGCTCCATGTGTCATTCGTCCGTGATTATTTGTGGCCGGTGCCCAGGCCCAATTTAGGCCGCGGAGCTTCTGAGCGCCACCGCGTAACGGTGGGGTGTGCGGCAATGCACGCTGGCGATTCGTACAGCGACGAAGCCCAGCCCGCGGACGCCGCATACTGCACGAACTCGGGGCGGTCATCGAAGTAGACCGAATCGGCCCCTCTTATGCCAATGGTTTCGCCGACCGCTTGATAGAACGCGGGCGTTTTCTTCGAAAAGCCGACCCGCGCGCTGTAGAACATGCCCTCGAAATGGTTACTAAGCCCAAGGTCATTCCAGAGATACGAAGCACGCCGGTGCTCCTGAGAGGTGGCGAGGTAGCATTTCAGTCCCACCTCATCACGCAGTTGCGCGACGAGTGCCAAGAGGTTCCGATCGACATGGGAGTCGTGCTCGAACCAATACTGCAGAACCGTCTCGACGCCACCGCTAAAGCCAATCTGAATGAGGACAGCAGATAGTGCATCCTCGACGGCCATCTCTCCAATTGAGCATGACTCCATCAATGACACGGAACGTCCAGCATCTTGAGCGAAGAATCGCTTAACAAGGACTGACGGCGGAATGCCCAGATCCCGTTCGAGCTGCGCCGTCCAAGGAACATTAGAGCGCTGCGATGGTGAACCCGGGTGGACTACTACGCCATCCACATCGAGCACCAATATCTTATCGGCACGGGCAGTCATAGCTTTGCGCTCTCATTACTCATTGGCATGATCAGGTTATCCATGAAGCCGGTGGCCGCCTTTATCTCCCGACTAATCAATAGCCAGGAAAGCGCCCCCGCCACAATGGTCGCTAACGCCAGCGCGCTGATGCTCCAACGCGCGTCGCCGAGCGACTGTGACGCAAGCAGCAGCGGCGCGTTAATGACCCCGTAATAGACACCGCACCAGAGCAGTGATCGACCGGGCTTCTTCATCAGGTTCAGTGCGGTCGTCGCCAGGATAAAGATACCCTGTAAGCCGATCGTTCCGGGAACAACGCATAGAAAGAACACGCAGATCTTGTAGGTTTCGGGTGTTGGCGATGCCATGGCCGCTATCCAGTGCCGTGCGACGAATACGATGACCGCGCCGACCAAAGAAAACCAAAACATTAGCGAAGCCATACCTCTGATGAAGACGAGCATGCTCGCACTATCGTGTTTCGCCCAAAGCCGCGTTATCGTCGGTGTCGCGACAGTAACGAAGGCAGTTTGAAAGTAGAGGAGGATTTGCTCAACCCGGCCGTTGATTCCGTAGGCGGCAATGGAGTCCTGGCCGAATCCCGAGAAGACGCGCGTCAACATTGATAGAAATAAGAACAATAGAATGTTGGACAGCAGAACAGGAAGTCCAATGATGAGAATGCTCTGAGCCATCTCCACGAATGCGCTCCAGAACGCGCTCTCACCGCCCTCGCAAGAAAGGACCGCAACGAACGCAAGCGATAACGTGGTTGACAGCGCACTTGTCGCAAGCGTCGAGTATGCGGATCCGGCGACGCCCCAGATGGCGCCTCCCATGTGAACGGGGATGAGCAGAATCGAAAGACTCGCGCCAACCGCGGTGGCGACCAAAGTGATAGCACTAGCGGTCTTGAAATACCCGAGATTACGGATGATCGCAAAGGTGTTGGCCGACACGAACATCAAAGGAACGGTCCAGAGCCAGATCGAAAAATATCTGCCCAGCTGTGCCAAATGGTTCGCAGCCCCCATCGCTGTTAGCAGTACTGGAAGGCATGCGTGTAATACCGCAGCCACTAACGCACCCAAAATGAGCGAGACGAGCACCGATTGAAGAAGCGGACCGCGCCGTACTCGCCCGTTGTCTAGCCGCCCTTCCCCCGCGAAGGCCGCAGCTGTCGCCACATAAATACCGCCGGCCACACTGATAAGTAGAAAAAGGATAGGAAAAACGAACGCAAAAGCGGCGAGTTCGGAGCTACCGATGGCCCCGACCAGCGACACGTCCAGCGTGACCTTTCCCATCGAGGTCAGTGCCGTAGACGCGGTGAAAAGCATCGCCGATATGATAGCCAGCTTGTTGTTCATGCCGGTTCGGATGCTTGGAGCGGTTCTTGCGGCTCGGCAGCTGGAGCTGCGTGTTTTTCAGGTCTCGACGTATCTGTCCGGAAGTGAGCCCCGAGCGATACGGATCGAGCAAGAGCAGCGTCCAGAATTGCCTTGATCACAATAGCCTGCCGCGCATCTGAGACGCCCGGAGCATCGTTGATCCAATTGCGCAGCGCAATCATGCCGTCCTTATGACGTGCAGGACCCAAAGCTTCTGTGACGCGCTCGCGAAACTCACCAGCTAAACCGTCTGCTAAACCCTTTGATGAGACAGCGTAAGAGTCGCCAGTCACGCAGGCATCGCCCGAAAGGACTTCCGGCGAACCGAGTCGCGCCCCAAGACGCCGGCCGAACACCACGCCTTCAAGCAAAGAGTTGCTAGCCAGACGATTGGCCCCATGTACGCCGGTGCACGCAACCTCACCCACTGCGTATAAGCCAGAAACACTGGTTGCACCCTGAAGATCCGTCCGCAGGCCGCCCATGTGGAAATGCGGAGCAGGCACCACGGGTATTGGAGTAGCTCTGGGGTCGACGCCGTGCTGCATACACGCAGCGAAAATTCCAGGGAACCGCTTGGGCCATTCATCGCCAACGCAGCGAGCGTCTAAGAACACGTCGTCGCCACCTGTGAGAACCTCCCACACCCGACGGGCAACGACGTCACGCGGCGCGAGGTCGCGCGATGGGTGGACGCCATCCATAATGAACGCATTACTGCTATCGATGAGCCGGCCACCCGCACCGCGTACCGCCTCGCTAACAAGATGCAGGCGCGTGCCTACAGTCTCTTTCTGTGGCCGCAGGAGCGTTGGATGAAACTGGACAAATTCAAGGTCGGCCACTTCCGCGCCGGCCAGAATACCCAGCGCAAGGCCCGTCCCATCACTCTCGGCCGGGTTGCTGCTCCAGCGATAGAGCGCCCCCATGCCGCCGGTCGCAAGGACGACTGCGTCGGATTCCACCACTTCTGTACGACCGTCTATCCCGGTGAGAGAGACGCCTCGCACGCAACCGTCCGCCATGACAAGGCCGGCCACCTCGGTGTATTCGCGCCACTGGATATGCGCGGAATGGCTTGCGCGACTTGTAAGCGCCTCGGCGATCGCCCTTCCTGACGCATCGCCCCCTGCGTGTAAGATCCTTGGAAGGCTATGCCCACCTTCCAGGCAAAGCGCCAGACCACCTATACCGGCATCGAACTGCACGCCATGATAAATCAACCATTCAATGGCGCTCCGCGCGCCATCAGTTAGGACATCAACAGCGGAATCATTGTTCACTCCGCATCCTGCGTTCACCGTATCCCGTGCGTGGAGCATTGGCGAATCACGGTCGTGCCACGGGGCGGCTATTCCTCCTTGCGCCAAAGGCGTCGAACCACTTCGGCCGCGCTCACCACGAGTTACCATCAGAACGTCGCGCCCCGCTGTAGACAGCGCGACGGTAAGACCTGCGACACCGCTCCCCACGACGACGACGGGCTGCCTACCACCCGCGCGCATTAGACTTTCTCACCGCGGCCGATGGCCAGCATGGCGTCGAGCGCTCGCTTTGCGCCGTGAATGACGTCGCGGGGAACGATGACCTCCGGCGCCATGTCGCGAAGTGCTCGATAAATCCCAGGCAGCGTGATGCGTTGCATGTGGGGACAAAGGTTGCAGGGCTTAACGAATTCTATCTGTGGGAAGTCCGTCTTGAGATTGTCGGCCATCGAGCATTCTGTAATGAGGGCAACCCGGGAAGGCTTTTCCCGAGTGAGCCAGGCCGCCATTGCGGACGTCGATCCTACAAAGTCAGCCTCCCTAGCCACCTCCGGCGAACACTCGGGATGCGCCACAACCTTCGCACCGAACTGGGCACGCGCATTGCGCACCTGGGTCGCTGTGAATCGCTCGTGGACCTCGCAAGCGCCGTCCCAAAGGATCAGTTCAACTGACGTTTGCTTTGCGACGTTTGCGCCGAGCAAACGATCCGGCAGAAATAGCACCCTGTCCGAACCCATGGCCTCTACGACCTGCAACGCGTTGGCCGATGTGCAGCATGCGTCCGACTCTGCTTTTACCTCGGCAGAGGTGTTGACGTAAGTGACGACAGGAACGCCTGGATATTGCTTACGAAGGCGGCGGACGTCCTCCCCGGTGATGGATGAAGCAAGCGAGCATCCTGCCGCCATATCGGGAATCAGCACCGTGCGTTCCGGGGCGAGAACTTTTGTCGTCTCCGCCATAAAGTGAACGCCGCACAGAACGACAACGTCTGCGGTAACACGCGAGGCTTCTTGGGCCAAAGCAAGCGAGTCGCCAGTGAAGTCGGCGACGGTATGAAAAATTTCAGGCGCCTGATAGTTATGCGCCATGATAACGGCGTTGCGCTCACCCTTGAGTCGCAATATCGCGTCAATCCATGGAACATGAAAGTCCCACTCTAGACACGGAATACTGTGCTTCAGTGATTCTCCGCGAGCGGCATATCGCTGCAACAACTCGTCGGACGGAAACGGAACGCCGTTCTCCACTGCAACTCCTTTGCATCGCGACTCGTAAGTATTGTGCGGCCCGGCGTCAGAATACTCGACCGTGGGACCGCTCTCGTGCCGCCGGAGCATCATATGATCGATGCGCGCCTGTCAAGCCAATTTCTTACGATTTACTGACACCGTGCTGCGCTCGACGTTAGTAGCTCTGTCATCGCTTACGGACCCTTGGCGAACG
Proteins encoded in this window:
- a CDS encoding dCTP deaminase, which translates into the protein MILTGSKIREEVLAGNIIIDPYTPRQLNPNSYNYRLGDRLTFREDGGAYVTTMLPEDGYILSPHRTYLGHTHETLGSERYAMSLIGRSSTGRLGLFLQVSADLGHTGSIHKWTLEIVAARPIIIYPGMVIGQISFWANLGEVSPYNSGYSAYSLPEISKLEKDR
- a CDS encoding HAD family hydrolase is translated as MTARADKILVLDVDGVVVHPGSPSQRSNVPWTAQLERDLGIPPSVLVKRFFAQDAGRSVSLMESCSIGEMAVEDALSAVLIQIGFSGGVETVLQYWFEHDSHVDRNLLALVAQLRDEVGLKCYLATSQEHRRASYLWNDLGLSNHFEGMFYSARVGFSKKTPAFYQAVGETIGIRGADSVYFDDRPEFVQYAASAGWASSLYESPACIAAHPTVTRWRSEAPRPKLGLGTGHK
- a CDS encoding MATE family efflux transporter, with amino-acid sequence MNNKLAIISAMLFTASTALTSMGKVTLDVSLVGAIGSSELAAFAFVFPILFLLISVAGGIYVATAAAFAGEGRLDNGRVRRGPLLQSVLVSLILGALVAAVLHACLPVLLTAMGAANHLAQLGRYFSIWLWTVPLMFVSANTFAIIRNLGYFKTASAITLVATAVGASLSILLIPVHMGGAIWGVAGSAYSTLATSALSTTLSLAFVAVLSCEGGESAFWSAFVEMAQSILIIGLPVLLSNILLFLFLSMLTRVFSGFGQDSIAAYGINGRVEQILLYFQTAFVTVATPTITRLWAKHDSASMLVFIRGMASLMFWFSLVGAVIVFVARHWIAAMASPTPETYKICVFFLCVVPGTIGLQGIFILATTALNLMKKPGRSLLWCGVYYGVINAPLLLASQSLGDARWSISALALATIVAGALSWLLISREIKAATGFMDNLIMPMSNESAKL
- a CDS encoding L-aspartate oxidase produces the protein MRAGGRQPVVVVGSGVAGLTVALSTAGRDVLMVTRGERGRSGSTPLAQGGIAAPWHDRDSPMLHARDTVNAGCGVNNDSAVDVLTDGARSAIEWLIYHGVQFDAGIGGLALCLEGGHSLPRILHAGGDASGRAIAEALTSRASHSAHIQWREYTEVAGLVMADGCVRGVSLTGIDGRTEVVESDAVVLATGGMGALYRWSSNPAESDGTGLALGILAGAEVADLEFVQFHPTLLRPQKETVGTRLHLVSEAVRGAGGRLIDSSNAFIMDGVHPSRDLAPRDVVARRVWEVLTGGDDVFLDARCVGDEWPKRFPGIFAACMQHGVDPRATPIPVVPAPHFHMGGLRTDLQGATSVSGLYAVGEVACTGVHGANRLASNSLLEGVVFGRRLGARLGSPEVLSGDACVTGDSYAVSSKGLADGLAGEFRERVTEALGPARHKDGMIALRNWINDAPGVSDARQAIVIKAILDAALARSVSLGAHFRTDTSRPEKHAAPAAEPQEPLQASEPA
- the nadA gene encoding quinolinate synthase NadA, yielding MENGVPFPSDELLQRYAARGESLKHSIPCLEWDFHVPWIDAILRLKGERNAVIMAHNYQAPEIFHTVADFTGDSLALAQEASRVTADVVVLCGVHFMAETTKVLAPERTVLIPDMAAGCSLASSITGEDVRRLRKQYPGVPVVTYVNTSAEVKAESDACCTSANALQVVEAMGSDRVLFLPDRLLGANVAKQTSVELILWDGACEVHERFTATQVRNARAQFGAKVVAHPECSPEVAREADFVGSTSAMAAWLTREKPSRVALITECSMADNLKTDFPQIEFVKPCNLCPHMQRITLPGIYRALRDMAPEVIVPRDVIHGAKRALDAMLAIGRGEKV